The Streptomyces subrutilus nucleotide sequence GCCCCGCTGGCGGGCGGGCCCGGTCGGGGCACCCCCGCTACAGGGTGAGCGACAGGAGCAGCGGCGCGGCCTTCCGGTTGAGGGTGTCCGCCGCGGCCCGCAGCCGGTGGGCGTGCTCGACCGGCATCGACAGGGCGAGGCAGCCCACCGAGGCCCCGGCCGTGATCGGGACGGCCGCGCAGACGGTGCCCACGGCGTATTCCTGGAGGTCCAGCACGGGCACGGTGGCCGGCTGGGCGTCCAGCTTGGAGAACAGGATCCGCTCGTTCACGATCGTCTTCGACGTGAGCCGCGCGATCTTGTGGCGGGACAGGTGGTCGCGCCGCCCGTTGAGGTCGAGCTGGGTCAGCAGGCACTTGCCGACCGCGCTGGCGTGCGCCGCCGAGCGGAAGTCGACCCACTCGTGGACCTTCGGCGTGCGCGGGCTGTCCGCGAACTGCGTGATCCTGACCTCACCGTCCACGTACCGGCTGATGTAGACCGCCGCCCCACGGAGTCGCGCAGCCGGTCCAGGGTCTCCTGGAGCTTGTCCGTCAGCGCTTGCTGGCGGTCGACGCCGGAGCCGAGCAGGACGAGGGAATCCCCTATGGCGTAGGCGCCGTCGGACACCTGCAGGACATATCCCTCCCGGCGCAGCATGAGCAGCATCGGGGCGAGATGGACTGCGGGCAGGCCGGTCTCACGCGCGATCTGCACATCGGTCACACCGCCGGTGTGCCGTGCGATCGTTTCGAGTACGCGCAGTGCGTACTGCACCGAGTGGAACGGCGCGGTCGGCTCGGGCTTCAGCGCCACGGTTTCCCCCTAGTGCTGTGACCGGGAAGGTTCGCCGGGTTGTTCCTGGTGCTGGTTGGAAATGAGTTCTCCAAGCAGCGTGGGGAGGCGGGATGGCGAAACCGGTCCGGGTTCGCGGGCTGACGGAGCAGGAGGGCCAGAAACTCCAGCACATCGTCCGGCGGGGCAGCACGAGTTCAGTGCGGTTTCGGCGGGCGATGATGCTGCTGGCTTCGGCCGGCGGCAGCACGGTCCCGGTCATAGGCCGCCTGGTCCAGGCGGACGAGGACACCGTCCGCGATGTGATCCACACGTTCAACGAGATCGGGCTCGCATGCCTGAACCCTCGGTGGGCGGGAGGCCGTCCCCGCCTTCTCGATCGTGACGACGAGGACTTCGTCGTCCAGACGGCCACTACTCGTCCGACCGTGCTGGGCAAGCCCTTCACCCGCTGGTCGATCCGAAAGCTCGCCGATCACCTGCGCAGGAACACTGCCCGGCCCGTCCGGATCGGCCGGGAGGCACTGCGGTGCTTACTGGCCCGCCGCGGGATCTCCTTCCAGCGCACGAAGACCTGGAAGGAGTCCCCGGATGAGGCCTTCGACGCGAAGCTCGCCCGGATCGAGTACGCGATCAACGAGCGGCCGGACCGCACGTTCGCGTTCGACGAGTTCGGGCCTTTGGGCATTCGCCCCACCGCTGGCTCCTGCTGGGCCGGGCAGACCCGGCCCGACCGCCTGCCGGCCACCTATCGGCGCACCCACGGAATCACCTACTTCCACGGCTGCTACTCGGTCGGCGACGACCAGATGTGGGGGATCAACCGGCGCCGCAAGGGCATCGACCACACCTGGACCGCGTTGAGAACGATCCGTGCCGCCCGCCCGGACGGCGCCCCGATCTACGTGATCCTCGACAACCTCTCCGCCCACCTCAACTGGAAAATCCGCAGGTGGGCGGCTCGCAACAAGGTCGAGCTGTGCTTCACCCCGACCTACGCTTCCTGGGCCAACCCGATCGAAGCCCACTTCGGACCGCTACGGCAGTTCACCCTGGCCAACTCGAACCACCCCAACCACACCGTCCAGACCCGGGCCCTGCACGCCTACCTGCGCTGGCGCAACAAGAACGCCCGCCATCCCGACGTCCTTGCCGCCCAACGACGCGAACGCGCCCGAATCCGCAGCGAAAGAGGTATCCGCTGGGGCGGCAGACCCCTACCCTCCGCGGCCTGACCGCTCAACCCGGCGAACCTTCCCGGTCACAGCACTAGCAGGTTGTTACCGCTTGCCCTACCACGATAGCCATCAAGAGGCCCATGTGGAGCGCCTGTTGAGGAGATTGATGGCTCGATCACGCCGCCCCGTCAGGATCTACTCCCTTGGCATATGCCATGGTCACGTTCACTGGCCCGGTTGTGCCGGGAATGCCCGGCCGCCGCCCACGGTTCGAATTCTTCGTACGGACGACGGATCGAGACGGGAGCGACGATGAGTGACACCGGGGACGCGTATCGCCAGGAGGGCCGGGGCGCCGTCCACGGCACGGCCCGGGGCAGTGCGCCCGTACCGCTCTCGGTCCTGGACCTCGTCACCGTGGGCGCCGGCAGTACCGCCCACGCCTCCCTGCGCACCAGCGTGGACATCGCCCGGCTCGCCGAGTCCCGCGGCTACCACCGCCACTGGGTCGCCGAGCACCACTCCATGCCCGGGGTCGCCAGCTCCTCCCCGGCCGTGATCCTGGCCCACCTGGCCGCGCACACCTCGCGCATCCGGCTCGGCTCGGGCGGGGTCATGCTGCCCAACCACGCCCCGCTCGCCGTCGCCGAGCAGTTCGGCACCCTGGAGGCCCTCGCCCCGGGCCGCATCGACCTCGGCCTCGGCCGGGCTCCCGGCACCGACGGGCGCACGGCCATGGCGCTGCGCGGGGCCGGCCGCCTCGACGAGGCCGCGGAGGAGTTCCCGCGGCAGCTCGCGGAGCTCACCCGGTTCCTCGACGACGACTTCCCGGACGGGCACCCGTACGCCCGCGTGCACGCCGTGCCGGGCCCGGTCCAGGGGCCCGCCGGGCGGCCGCCGCTGTGGCTGCTCGGCTCCTCCGGCTTCAGCGCCCGCCTGGCCGGCGAGCTCGGGCTGCCCTTCGCCTACGCCCACCACTTCTCGGCGGCCGGCACCCTGCCCGCGCTCGACCTCTACCGGCAGAGCTTCCGCCCCTCGGCCGTCCTGGACGCCCCGTACGCCCTCATCGGGGTCGCGGCGCTGGCCGCGGACACCGCCGGGGAGGCCCGGGCCCAAGTGCTCACGGGAGCGCTGTCGATGCTGCGGCTGCGCAGCGGGCGGCCCGGGCTGGTCCCGACGCCCGAGGAGGCCGCGGCGTACCCGTTCTCGCCGCTGGAGCGGGAGTTCGTGGACGGCTGGATCGCGAACATCGTGCACGGCACCCCGACGAGGTGCGCGCCGGACTCGACGGCCTGGCCGAGCGGACGGGCGCGGACGAGCTGATGCTGACCGCCAACGCGCACAGCGGCGAGGCCCGGCTGCGCTCCTACGGGCTCGTCGCAGATGCGTACGGGATGCCGGCGGAGGTCCCGGCCCAAGGGTGAGCGCAGGAAAACGGGGTTCGGCTGGTTTGTTGCCGAAACCTTGCCGGAAGGTGGCCTAAGACATCCTTAAACCGCTCGTCACCCGGGGTGGCGAGCGGTTTCTGATGTGCGTTCAGGTCTCTGACGAGCACATTTGGCCGCGCAGTGGTCTAGTCCTTCTTTGGTCCAAACCATTGACTGGGGCGTGGCGTGATCGCTATCACTTCTCTCACCTGAAGCTGATGCCCTCCCCTCCCACCCCCGGAGGCAGTTCATGCACATCCGTAAACCCCTCATCGCGGCCGCCGCCACGGCCGCGCTGGCAGCCGGTGCGCTCGCCTCCTTCGCCGGGCTCGGTACCGCCCAGGCCGCGGGCTCGGCGGCCGGCGCCGCGGCCGGCGGCGTCCGCATCGCCTACTACGACCAGTGGAGCGTGTACGGGAACGCCTTCTACCCCAAGCACCTGGACACGCGGGGGATAGCCGGCAAGCTGGACGTGATCAACTACTCGTTCGGCAACATCCACCCCACCGACCTCACCTGTTTCGAGGCGAACAAGGCGGCGGGCGACGACAACAACCCCAACGCCGGGGACGGCGCGGGGGACTCGTACGCCGACTACCAGAAGTCCTTCAGCGCGGCGGACAGCGTGGACGGCGTCGCCGACAAGTGGGACCAGCCGATCGTGGGCGTCTTCAACCAGTTCAAGGAACTGAAGGCCAAATACCCCCACCTGAAGATCAACATCTCGCTGGGCGGCTGGACCTACTCCAAGTTCTTCCACGACGCGGCCAAGACCGACGCCTCCCGCAAGAAGCTCGTCGCCTCCTGCATCAAGCAGTACATCAAGGGCGACCTCCCGGTGGAGGGCGGCTACGGCGGCCCCGGCACCGCGGCCGGCATCTTCGACGGCATCGACATCGACTGGGAGTACCCCGGTTCCTCCGGCGGCCACCTGGGCAACCACTACGGCCCCGAGGACAAGCAGAACTTCACCCTGCTGCTGGCGGAGTTCCGCAAGCAGCTCGACGCCGAGGGCGCGGCCAACGGCGGCAAGAAGTACCTGCTGACCGCGGCGCTCCCGGCCGGCCAGGACAAGATCAAGTACATCGAGACGGACAAGATCGGCGCGTACCTCGACTACGCGAACATCATGACGTACGACATGCACGGCGCCTGGGACGGCGACGGGCCGACGTACCACCAGTCCCCGCTGTACCCCTCGGCCGCCGACCCGACCGACCCGATCGCCCCGGGCACCGAGAAGTACAGCATCGACAACGCCATCGACTCCTGGATCGACGGCAACCCCGCCTACGGCATCGCGGGCGGCTTCCCCGCCGACAAGCTGACCCTGGGCTACGAGTTCTACTACCGCGGCTGGAAGGGGGTGCCGGCCGGCACCACCCATGGCCTGGCGCAGAGCGCGACCGGCGGCTCGGCCGCCCGGCCGCTCAGCCAGCAGGCGGGCATCGCGCACTACAAGGAGCTCGGCGGGATCGTCGACAACGCGGCGACCACCTTCTGGGACGACCAGTCCAAGTCCTCCTACTTCTACAAGGACGGCGAGTTCTTCACGGGCCTGAACCAGCGCTCCATCCAGGCCCGGGTCGACTACGGCAAGCAGCGCGGCCTGGCCGGCGCGATGATGTACTCGCTCCTCGGCCTGGACAACAACACCACGCTGCTGAACCAGATCTCGGACGCCCTCGGCGGGACCACCGTGCCGCCGACCACCCCGCCCACGACGCCTCCCACCACCCCGCCGACCACGCCGCCGACGACCCCGCCGACCACGGGCTGCGGCTCGACCCCGGCCTACGTCGCGGGCACCGTCTACACGGGCGGCAGCGAGGTCTCGCACAACGGCCGCAAGTACAAGGCCCAGTGGTGGACGCAGAACGAGACGCCGGGCACCACCGGTGAATGGGGTGTCTGGAAGGACCTCGGCGCCTGCTGATCTCCCCCCACCCCGCGCCGAGCGGCGGCCTGCCCCGCATCCCCCTCAGACGAGGGGGTGCGGGGCAGGTCCGTCGGACGGCGCGGCCGTGGTGGCGGAGGCCGCGGCGGCGGACGGAGCGGAGGCCGCGGCGGACGCCGCGGCGGCCTGGCGGTCGATCATGCCGGCGATCACCTCCGGCGCCACCGCGCGGGAGTACAGCCAGCCCTGGCCCGTGTCGCAGCCGACGCGGCGCAGCCGGGCCGCCTGGCCCGCCGTCTCCACGCACTCCGCGGTGACCGTCAGGCCCAGCCGGTGGGCGAGCTGGACCAGGGCCTCGACGATCGTCTCGTCGGCCGGGTTCGGGTGCGTGCCCTCGTCATAGCGGAAGCCCCGTACGAAGGACCCGTCCAGCTTCAGCACCGACACCGGCAGCCGGCTCAGGTAGGCGAGGTTCGAGTACCCGGTGCCGAAGTCGTCGATCGCGATCCGCACGCCCATGTCGCTGAGCGCCTGCAGGGCCTGCAGCGGCCGGCCGGCCGAGCCCATCACGGCCGACTCGGTCAGCTCCAGCTGGAGCAGCTGCGGGGCGAGCCCCGTCTCGGCCAGGATCTCCGCGACGTCGCCCACCAGGTCCGAGTCCCACACCTGGCGCACGGCCACGTTGACCGACACGAAGACGGGCGCGTCGCTGGGCTGCTCGATCTGCCAGCGGCGCGCCTGGCGGCAGGCCGTGCGCAGCACCCACTGCCCCAACTGGACGATGGACCCGTCCTCTTCGGCGATCCCGATGAACCGATTCGGCGTCAGCGTGCCGAACTGCGGGTGCTTCCAGCGCACCAGGGCCTCGACCCCGCGCACCGCCCCGCTCTCCAGGTCCACCAGCGGCTGGTACTCCAGCTCGAACTCGCCCCGCAACACGGCGGGCCGCAGCGTCGAGGACAGCGCCTGGCGCGTCATGCGGTGCGCGTTGCGCTCCGGGTCGAAGAGGGTCCAGCGGGCCTTGCCGTCCGCCTTCGCCCAGTACAGGGTCGTGTCGGCGGCCTGCATCAGCCCCGTCGCCGAGGTGCCGGCCGCCGCCCGCTCCACCACCCCGATCGACGCGGAGACCGACAGCCGCTGCCCGGACAGGTCGAACGGCTCCTGGACGGCGGCCAGTACGCTGCGCGCCAGGTCCGCGAGCTGTTCCGTGCCCGTGGAGTCCTCCACCAGCAGGGCGAACTCGTCGCCCCCGAGCCGCGCGACCAGGTGCCCGCTCGTGCGCCCGTATCCGGACTGGTCGGCGCACTGGGTCAGCCGGGCGGCGACGGCGGCCAGCAGCCGGTCGCCGACGCGGTGGCCGAGGGTGTCGTTGACCGCCTTGAAGCCGTCGAGGTCCAGGTAGCACAGGCCGATCCGGCCGGTCCCGCCGCCGTGTTCGTACGAGGACGCCTCCAGCGCCGTGGAGAGCCGCTCGAAGAACAGCGCCCGGTTGGGCAGCCGGGTGACGGGGTCGTGCATCTGGAGGTGGCGCAGGCGCGCCTGGAGATCGCGCCGGTCGCTGATGTCGGCGACGGACAGCAGGACGTCGCCGGTCCCCGGTACGGGCCCCAGGGTGACCTCGGTCCACAGCGAATGCCCGTCGGGGTGTTTGAGGCGCCGGGTACAGCGCAGCCGGGCCTGCCGCCCGCGCAGCACCTCCTGGTAGGCGGCCCAGGTGCGGGCCTCCGCGGCCAGGTCCACCAGGTCGGCGGCCGGCCGGCGGACGAGCGCGTGCGGCTCGGCGCCCAGCAGGCAGGCGAAGGCCTCGTTGGCGGTGACGACGTACCCGTCGCGGTCGACGACGGCCATGGGGAGGTGGGCCGCGTTGAAGGCGGCCCGGTAGTCGCGCCGCTCGGACTCGGCGCGCGGCGGAACTGCCGTTACCGACACTGCCGCGTGACGCTCCGTAATGGCCGATCGGATGCTGTCGGCCGCCGAACCGGTTCCTTCAGAGGTTCCGCTCACCGTTGGCTCCCG carries:
- a CDS encoding IS630 family transposase; this translates as MAKPVRVRGLTEQEGQKLQHIVRRGSTSSVRFRRAMMLLASAGGSTVPVIGRLVQADEDTVRDVIHTFNEIGLACLNPRWAGGRPRLLDRDDEDFVVQTATTRPTVLGKPFTRWSIRKLADHLRRNTARPVRIGREALRCLLARRGISFQRTKTWKESPDEAFDAKLARIEYAINERPDRTFAFDEFGPLGIRPTAGSCWAGQTRPDRLPATYRRTHGITYFHGCYSVGDDQMWGINRRRKGIDHTWTALRTIRAARPDGAPIYVILDNLSAHLNWKIRRWAARNKVELCFTPTYASWANPIEAHFGPLRQFTLANSNHPNHTVQTRALHAYLRWRNKNARHPDVLAAQRRERARIRSERGIRWGGRPLPSAA
- a CDS encoding glycosyl hydrolase family 18 protein — encoded protein: MHIRKPLIAAAATAALAAGALASFAGLGTAQAAGSAAGAAAGGVRIAYYDQWSVYGNAFYPKHLDTRGIAGKLDVINYSFGNIHPTDLTCFEANKAAGDDNNPNAGDGAGDSYADYQKSFSAADSVDGVADKWDQPIVGVFNQFKELKAKYPHLKINISLGGWTYSKFFHDAAKTDASRKKLVASCIKQYIKGDLPVEGGYGGPGTAAGIFDGIDIDWEYPGSSGGHLGNHYGPEDKQNFTLLLAEFRKQLDAEGAANGGKKYLLTAALPAGQDKIKYIETDKIGAYLDYANIMTYDMHGAWDGDGPTYHQSPLYPSAADPTDPIAPGTEKYSIDNAIDSWIDGNPAYGIAGGFPADKLTLGYEFYYRGWKGVPAGTTHGLAQSATGGSAARPLSQQAGIAHYKELGGIVDNAATTFWDDQSKSSYFYKDGEFFTGLNQRSIQARVDYGKQRGLAGAMMYSLLGLDNNTTLLNQISDALGGTTVPPTTPPTTPPTTPPTTPPTTPPTTGCGSTPAYVAGTVYTGGSEVSHNGRKYKAQWWTQNETPGTTGEWGVWKDLGAC
- a CDS encoding putative bifunctional diguanylate cyclase/phosphodiesterase, which encodes MSGTSEGTGSAADSIRSAITERHAAVSVTAVPPRAESERRDYRAAFNAAHLPMAVVDRDGYVVTANEAFACLLGAEPHALVRRPAADLVDLAAEARTWAAYQEVLRGRQARLRCTRRLKHPDGHSLWTEVTLGPVPGTGDVLLSVADISDRRDLQARLRHLQMHDPVTRLPNRALFFERLSTALEASSYEHGGGTGRIGLCYLDLDGFKAVNDTLGHRVGDRLLAAVAARLTQCADQSGYGRTSGHLVARLGGDEFALLVEDSTGTEQLADLARSVLAAVQEPFDLSGQRLSVSASIGVVERAAAGTSATGLMQAADTTLYWAKADGKARWTLFDPERNAHRMTRQALSSTLRPAVLRGEFELEYQPLVDLESGAVRGVEALVRWKHPQFGTLTPNRFIGIAEEDGSIVQLGQWVLRTACRQARRWQIEQPSDAPVFVSVNVAVRQVWDSDLVGDVAEILAETGLAPQLLQLELTESAVMGSAGRPLQALQALSDMGVRIAIDDFGTGYSNLAYLSRLPVSVLKLDGSFVRGFRYDEGTHPNPADETIVEALVQLAHRLGLTVTAECVETAGQAARLRRVGCDTGQGWLYSRAVAPEVIAGMIDRQAAAASAAASAPSAAAASATTAAPSDGPAPHPLV